In the Enterococcus rotai genome, GCAAAATATGTAGAAGATGGTATGATCGTCGGCCTTGGTACCGGGTCTACGGCAAAATTCATGGTGGATGAAATCGGGCGACGTGTAAAAGAGGAAGGCTTATCGATCGTAGGTGTCACGACATCAAAAGAAACTGAGCGTCAAGCGCAAGCACTAGGTATCCCTTTAAAAGGGATCGATGAGGTTCCTTATGTTGACCTAACAATCGATGGCGCTGATGAGATCAGTGAAGATTTCCAAGGAATCAAAGGCGGCGGTGCAGCTTTACTATTTGAAAAGATTGTGGCAACCTACTCAAAAAAATGCATTTGGATTGTTGATGAATCAAAACTTGTAAAAAAACTTGGCAAATTCCCTCTACCTGTTGAAGTCGTTCCATACGGCAGCCAACAATTAGTACGTTTATTTGAAGAAAAAGGCTATTCACCCATTTTACGCACAACAACTGATGGTGAAACGCTAATTACAGATGGCGGTCATTACATCATTGATCTTCATTTAGAAGAAATCGATGACCCTATTGCTCTTGGAGCTTATTTAGATCAGTTAGTCGGCGTCGTTGAGCATGGTTTATTTCTTCAAATTGTTTCAACTGTGATTGTAGGTGGCGAGGCTGGTCCGAATACAATCCATGTCCCAAAATAAAAAAAACATTTGAATCTGATTTGAAAAAGAACAAAAAGATTAAAATTAGATAAAAAAACAACTATCATTTCGTCCGTTTTTATGCTACATTTTTAGTATTCAACTTTACTTTTGTACTAGAAAGGACGAACGATGAAAATAATTGGTTATGCGCGTACAACAATTACTGACGACGATCTTGATACTCAAATCAAAGTGCTGTCTGATTACGGCTGCGATGACATCTATCAAGAATCTTTTGACGTCACAAATGACACTCACGTTATTTCCGAGCTAGAGACTGTTCTCAACAGTTTGGCTGCTGGTGATACTTTAGTCATTTGCCGATTGAACCGTTTAGGTCGTTCAACTCGACAACTCACAGAGTTAACCCAAACATTCAAAGGATCAGGTATTCATTTAGTCAGCATTGATGAGGAAATCGATACTCGTGATCCGATGGGCGAAATTTATTTCAAGTTGATGAACGGTTTAGCTGCGATGGAATGTGATTTAATCAAAGAACGAACCTTAATTGGCTTAGATAATGCTCGAAAAAACGGGAAAATCGGCGGACGCCCAAAAATAGATGCACGTACTATTAAAAAAATCCGTCATTTGTATCATGAAAAGAAAGAAACGATTCAGTTTATTTCTTCAAAATGTAATGTTTCTGTGGGAACTTGCTACAAGTACATCAATTTATCCGAAACGGAACTTGCCAAGCTTTCTCAGTAGTACCCAAAATATGATGGTAGTGAATAACTAAGAGACTGTAGCAAAAAATGCCGCAGTCTCTTTTATTTATATCCTTTCCTATAGCGCTAGCTTACTTTAGATAATTACTCATTTCACTAATTTACAATGGAAATCTATTTTAAAACGGTGTACAATAGAAAAGGAAATGAAAGTTTCAGAAACTACAACTCAAAGGAGAGCTATACATGCCAAAATTAGTATTTTCTCGTCATGGACTTAGTGAATGGAATGCATTGAATCAATTTACTGGATGGGCTGACGTAGATTTAGCACCAGAAGGTGTTGAAGAAGCAATCGAAGGCGGACGCAAAATCAAAGAAGCTGGAATTGAATTTGATGTAGCCTACACTTCTGTATTAACTCGTGCTATCAAAACATGTAACTTACTTTTAGAACATTCAGATCAGTTATGGGTTCCTCAAATCAAATCTTGGCGTTTAAACGAACGTCATTATGGTAAATTACAAGGTTTAAACAAAAAAGAAACTGCTGAAAAGTATGGAGATGACCAAGTACACATTTGGCGCCGTTCTTACGATACATTACCTCCATTGATGGATGCAAATGATGAAGGATCAGCTGCAAACGATCGTCGTTATGCAATGCTAGATCAACGTGATGTTCCTGGTGGAGAAAACTTAAAAGTGACTCTAGAACGTGCATTACCATTCTGGCAAGATCAAATCGCTCCTGCTTTATTAGACAACAAAACTGTCTTAGTAGCAGCTCACGGTAACTCTTTACGTGCTTTAGCAAAACATATCGAGGGTATTTCAGATGAAGATATTATGGATCTTGAAATTCCAACAGGTCAACCACTTGTTTATGAATTAAACGATGACCTAACAGTAGCGAAAAAATACTACTTATAAAAAAAGTAAGACCACTGAAATCATGCAGTTTCAGTGGTCTTTTTATTTAATTTTCTAAACGTTCTTTTAAACGTCCAAGCCATTTCTCAATCATTTCACGCTGTGTTACAAATTCAAAATCAGACATATTATAGTGAACATAATATCGTCCGTCTACAAAACGCACCATGATCGAAGATCTTACTTCCTCCTCTAGCGCATCTTTTTGTAACTCTTCACGGTAAAATATCCAACTTGTTGCTTGAACATCAGTAGATCCCTTTAAATCAGTTTGAACAATTCGACAGATTGTTTCTATTAAATCCTTTTGTTCTATATTCTTAAAATAAGCGTACCAAAGTGTCCGGTTTTCGGAATATGTTTCATCAAATAACTGCTTCATAGGATTTTTCCTCTTCTCAAGTCATTTTTTGTTAAACAAAACTAGATTCTGTCAAACAGTCACGGTAGATCGCTTCAACATCTGATTCAGTTAACGGAACAAACGCATCTGTTTTGATCGTACTGTGTGCCACTGCTTGTTTCGCCATTTCTTCAAATTTTTCCTCATCGATCCCAACTGCTGGCAATGTCATCGGAATGTCACACGCTTTGAAGAAATCATAGGTTGCTTGAATTCCTTTTTTCGCTGCAAGCATCGGATCCTTCTCAATAATTCCCCATACATTATGGGCAAACTGAGCAAATTTAGCGACTGTTTGTTCCGAAAGTACATAATTCATCCAACGCGGAGTTAAAATAGCCAAACCGATTCCATGAGTAATATCATAAAAAGCACTTAGCTCATGCTCCATTGCATGACAGGACCAAACACCATGTTTCCCGTTTCTTGTCAAACCATTCAACGCTAAGCTGCTTGACCACATCAAATTAGCACGGGCGTCATAATCATCAGGTGTAACAAGTGCAATTGGACAATTTTTAATCACCGCACGCATCAAGCCTTCTGAAACAAAATCTTGAACGTCGGTGCCTTCTGTTACATTAAAGTAACTTTCAAACAAATGACTTAAGATATCCGCAGAACCAGCTGCTGTTTGATACGCTGGTACCGTAAAGGTTGTTGTTGGATCTAAGAAAGAAACTTTTGGCATCATCGCAGGGCCACCAACACCTAATTTTTGATTCGTTGCTAAATTTGTGATCACTGCCCCAACGTTCATCTCACTACCTGTCGCAGCTAATGTTAAAATCGTAACGAGCGGTAAGGCATCCCCTTGAAACCCTTTTCGTCCAGCAATGACTGTCCACGGGTCTTCTTCACTATAAAAACCTGCCGCAACTACTTTGGCACAATCGATGGTTGACCCACCACCAACAGCTAAGATCACATCTACATCATGTTCACGACATAATGCCACGCCATGACGAACCGTTTCGATACGAGGATTTGGTTCAACGCCACTTAATTCCACAACTTTATTTTGATTTTGCCCAAGCAAACCGATTACTTGATCGTACAACCCGTTTCTTTTAATACTTCCGCCACCATAAACTAACAATACATTTTTGCCATAAACATTCAACACATCTGTTAATTCTGTTGTTAAACGATCTTTTCCAAAACGAATATCTGTCGGTACGTAAAATCTGAAATTATCCAATAGTTCTTCCTCCATTCAATTTAGGGTTCTTACTCTATGATAGTCCATCAAAAAGGAGTGTCAAGAAATACAGTCACTCGATTAAATTGGGGTATAAAAACAGCTCCGTCTAGAATCAGGAGCTGTTTTACTAATTATTATCATTAACTGTTGATTGCTGTTTCAAGACCAACTTCGATCATATCGTTAAAGGTTGTTTGGCGTTCTTCAGCAGTTGTTTCTTCACCCGTTACCAAACTATCACTAACGGTCATGATTGCTAAGGCTTGCACATCAAATTTAGCTGCTAAGTAATATAAGGCTGCAGCTTCCATTTCAATTGCTAAAACACCTAATTTACCTAATTCAAATACACCATCCATGCTATCTTTGTAGAAAACATCATCTGACAACACGTTTCCTACATGCGTAACAAAGCCTTTTTCTTTCGCTGTTGTATATGATTTCAACAGCAAATCAAAATCAGCGATTTGCGGGAAATCGTACTTAGGAAAATCATTACGGATCATTGATGACGGCGTTGCGGCTGCTTGTGCAATCACCAAATCTCTAACTTTCACTTTCTCAGAAATCGAACCACAGGTACCCACACGAATCAATTTTTTCACATCATATGAATTGATCAATTCATGCGCATAAATAGTCGCTGAAGGCATCCCCATTCCTGTTCCTTGAACAGAAACTCGTTCACCTTTATAGGTCCCTGTGTAACCTAACATTCCTCTGACCTGATTGTAGCAAACCGGATTTTCTAAAAATGTTTCGGCAATATATTTTGCGCGTAATGGATCTCCTGGCAGTAAAATTTTATCTGCGATTTCACCTGGTTTTGCTTCGATATGAACACTCATACTTTTTCTCCTTTAATCATACAGTTTATAATGCCGCTAATGCCGCTTTAACTAATTCTTTAAATTGCCCCTTCACACGCTCTGTCGTCTCCACAACCTCAGCATGATTCAAACTACTTTGCATACCCGCAGCTAAGTTAGTAATACATGAGATTCCCAGAACTTTCAGCCCACTATGAGCCGCAA is a window encoding:
- a CDS encoding iron-containing alcohol dehydrogenase; this translates as MDNFRFYVPTDIRFGKDRLTTELTDVLNVYGKNVLLVYGGGSIKRNGLYDQVIGLLGQNQNKVVELSGVEPNPRIETVRHGVALCREHDVDVILAVGGGSTIDCAKVVAAGFYSEEDPWTVIAGRKGFQGDALPLVTILTLAATGSEMNVGAVITNLATNQKLGVGGPAMMPKVSFLDPTTTFTVPAYQTAAGSADILSHLFESYFNVTEGTDVQDFVSEGLMRAVIKNCPIALVTPDDYDARANLMWSSSLALNGLTRNGKHGVWSCHAMEHELSAFYDITHGIGLAILTPRWMNYVLSEQTVAKFAQFAHNVWGIIEKDPMLAAKKGIQATYDFFKACDIPMTLPAVGIDEEKFEEMAKQAVAHSTIKTDAFVPLTESDVEAIYRDCLTESSFV
- the rpiA gene encoding ribose-5-phosphate isomerase RpiA, which translates into the protein MNLKQMAGIEAAKYVEDGMIVGLGTGSTAKFMVDEIGRRVKEEGLSIVGVTTSKETERQAQALGIPLKGIDEVPYVDLTIDGADEISEDFQGIKGGGAALLFEKIVATYSKKCIWIVDESKLVKKLGKFPLPVEVVPYGSQQLVRLFEEKGYSPILRTTTDGETLITDGGHYIIDLHLEEIDDPIALGAYLDQLVGVVEHGLFLQIVSTVIVGGEAGPNTIHVPK
- the deoD gene encoding purine-nucleoside phosphorylase — protein: MSVHIEAKPGEIADKILLPGDPLRAKYIAETFLENPVCYNQVRGMLGYTGTYKGERVSVQGTGMGMPSATIYAHELINSYDVKKLIRVGTCGSISEKVKVRDLVIAQAAATPSSMIRNDFPKYDFPQIADFDLLLKSYTTAKEKGFVTHVGNVLSDDVFYKDSMDGVFELGKLGVLAIEMEAAALYYLAAKFDVQALAIMTVSDSLVTGEETTAEERQTTFNDMIEVGLETAINS
- the gpmA gene encoding 2,3-diphosphoglycerate-dependent phosphoglycerate mutase; amino-acid sequence: MPKLVFSRHGLSEWNALNQFTGWADVDLAPEGVEEAIEGGRKIKEAGIEFDVAYTSVLTRAIKTCNLLLEHSDQLWVPQIKSWRLNERHYGKLQGLNKKETAEKYGDDQVHIWRRSYDTLPPLMDANDEGSAANDRRYAMLDQRDVPGGENLKVTLERALPFWQDQIAPALLDNKTVLVAAHGNSLRALAKHIEGISDEDIMDLEIPTGQPLVYELNDDLTVAKKYYL
- a CDS encoding recombinase family protein, with protein sequence MKIIGYARTTITDDDLDTQIKVLSDYGCDDIYQESFDVTNDTHVISELETVLNSLAAGDTLVICRLNRLGRSTRQLTELTQTFKGSGIHLVSIDEEIDTRDPMGEIYFKLMNGLAAMECDLIKERTLIGLDNARKNGKIGGRPKIDARTIKKIRHLYHEKKETIQFISSKCNVSVGTCYKYINLSETELAKLSQ